The DNA window GGGCTCACTCTATGCTCTCTGTGGATCCTGTCatgattgtaatccctcctcttaaaggCGCTCTTAAAGgtttttctctttcttattttgctaactacgtgcacctgccccctccttatttaagccaggCATACTCACTACTGccggctctgcattggaagacggacgcccggaggcccgcctaccaccaaGTCGCCTTACGTCCACGGCTTGAGAGCATAGGTCTCCTATCGTTATCCTGACCCAGCTGAGTGCGGGGCTCAGAGTGCCTGGCCTCGTCATCCCGTTTTTATTCCCCGTCCCTGTGCAGGATCCCATTAcggcttttaactctgttttgtcctGTCTCGATTGGATaacccggttttggacttttggacttcgCCCTGGATGTCTCCCCTGGACTCCTTGGACTCCTCACcatcgtcacgcccccctgtctgtcaaccccccccccccccccccccgatccTCATCATATCCTCCCCGTTGTCCTTTTCCACTtgcttccggattataccgtctgcatagggtccagaactaCGCTTCATGGGAGCCTGGACCATCTCCCGTTATAGATCCTAATGCCCAGTTCActggtgacggggacactaacaTGTAAAAGaggcactgtcctttggatgtgTCATTAAATCAAGGTGTTTCTCAGTaatagtaggggtgttaacACTGGTATCCTTATCTTTTTACCAGTCACGGCCTCCTATtaacccccatctatgaactggcttcaccaCACTGTTCTCCTGCCCACTTATAGccggtgtgtggtgagcgtactggtgcacatATAAAATATGTTGCTGTTGCATTATCCAGGTaagggctacacattggtggtggtggaagagaGTCCCTATTACCTATGAAAggctttcagtggagtgtccagaaaagtgttatataagtgtaagtccTTATTAATAGTTTTTTACAAGTGTCTGGGAGTGAGAGTGCCTTGTGCCGGTTGTTTACCCTACAGCCCTACATTGAAagagcaattagaaaatggatggacgatTTTAAAAGCACTGCTGCCgtgcagtgctggagccctgggctccattcctggggtgctacagTGTCTGAGTGGAGGCTATTTGTTatccctctgggtgctccagtttcctcccaaagtccaaagacatacaggtgggttaaatggcttctgggaaaaccggccctggcgtgagtgtgtgcttgtgtttCTGTGCCTCGCGATTGGCTGGCATTCCattcaggatgtatcctgccctTGCTTGCCGGATTAGGCTCCgacacccccacaaccctgtgtCAAGGTCAAGATCCTTTTGCACACCAACTCTGACAGTTGCCCAATAGCCTATTCAGCATCATAGCATTTCGCTAACTAGCTTTTGCAAATTTAGTATGGAATAAATGAGATACACTAatctgtataaatataaaaaacaatgaacaaaTTAATCAgggttattatttttgttattgtgttCAATACCCTTCCAATCACACCCATTGCTTTTAATCCTGTTTTGGGGTCACTGTACTTCGATGCTATAAATTCGTTGGATTTTGGCAAAGAAGTAGGTGTCAGTCTCCCTCCTGCGGACTTCAGTTTAACCTACATGAAACTCTGAGGAATCACTTTATTTATAATCGGTTCTTCTTACTGATGTTTCTATCTGACAGAAGCGACAAAGCAATATGAGCCGTGTTGGTAAATGTGAGACATTTTTCAGGACTATTGGACCTCCAAGAACCCGACCGGAGGGTTTAACTTTGTTTCCACAATTAGATAGTTTTTCCACATACTAAGCAGGAGGTCTTTTAATACTCTCGGCTCGCTGAGAGATCGGTCAGTATTTATGATCACTTGACAGTTTTAAGATGTCAAATAAAATGCTGAGGCTTTTAAAGAGAGCTCACAAAGCGCAACGCATTTACAGTAATAAGGGACATGGGATCGCTGGGTCGCAGTTGTTCCAAGAGTcatatgttcatgcacaaatgaATACAGTCTCACACATTGATTCCTGGTGTTCAAAcgcaaaaatatttatttatctaGCACCAtaaacctttaataattttttcctttaatatttttttacaaactcgtacagtattaaaaataatgtggtaGCATACTAACCTGCAGACAATTAGATACAGATAATACGTATAATAAGCTGcatgtttgttatttttgttcatTGTTACATGCTAATACGACTATATCTTTGAACAACGTATTTTTTCCATGTTAAGGAGGAATTGGGGTTTGCTATTGTCTTGGCTTTTCACAGAAGGCTGAATTTTTGTGATTGCTCCATATTTTAACGGCAGCAGCATCTCGAAAACGCAAAAGATCACATTTGCTTTGGGGTTTATTAGTTTTGTTCAGAGCAACATCACGGGAGACAGTTAATGAACctgagaaatatatatatatactgcaaTACCTTTAAAAACACTAACTTGCCATTGTGCATATATTTGAAGTAAAAGTACCTTCACGTGGAGAAGTGCTTGAATTGTGTGAGTTGCCTGGTTAGGTGCAGGACTTAACTATGGAATCTAAATATCTCCCCCAAAGTAAAACGGCCCTACAATTGCGGTGTGAACTGGAATTTCGGCTCTCTGGTCCGGAGCAAACAAGTCAAgcttgaaatgtatttaagcATTATTAAGTTTCTGGTTGACAGATCAACAAACTCGGAGACCAACTAACACATTTAACAATTTgtaagtgaaatgttttatttcgtGAAAGAGCGTACATCTGATTCTGAAGGctgtacaaatacaaataaagcGATTGGCACATTACGTTTTGCTTTAATGTGGCTAAATACTCCATCTTGTGGCCATAATACTTTATtacaagtttttatttaaaaagctctCGGCCAGATTTCTATAAAACCAAGCAGCAGgggatagattttttttatttttgacccAAAAAAGGGGTTATCGGGCCATACAAAAATGTGCTAAAGTGATTTCCAGTTATTTATGTCCCTTTTAAAAACCCTGAATGCAACCTAAAGAATCGAAACTTTTTCTCAGCGATTATACACATCACTTTTCCATACTTTAAGACCAAAATACTTGCTTGGGTACCTAataaagtgaaaatatttttgctaagtgaTAAAACACCCTTTCTAATAGCTCAGCTAGGTTAAGTTCCCATAACTGAAACTAATCTCACTTATGAGAATGGGGTACagttcctgacaaatatttgtaTCACCTGTAAGGTTATAGCTATATCACCTCCACTTCCAGTGTCGGAGGccaagaaaaatggtggcccttgccccccattcccccaggggcctttatggcctgaaaaagGACCTACCTAAGGTGATAGATTAATATAGTTGGATATAGCTGAGACATAGTAGTGCACCTTAATTAGTTctcatttatattttcttttagaaaaaagGCAGATGCAGGTGAATTTTAAATGCCTGGACCAGTATAAGTTCATTCCCTCCACATTCGCCCCTGTGTAGTAGCTGAAGCCAGTCCAATGTCCACAGTTCAGCAGGCAGTAATTCTAAAAGGAATGTCTGAAATGTTGCCACACAGGAGGGGGGAATTCTGAGAGTGTACAGGGTATCAGACTGCCAGTAATGACTAATGAACTTCTCAGAGAGTAAAAAAACTATGTGCTTGAAAGAAATCCTGTCTGTAAACTCTTACTAAGTGCACAAAAACAACAGGCCATCAGTGCTGAATATAACTGGGCAATCATTTTAGATCACTGTGTTTCCGACCTCGTGCTATTCTTTAGTAACGGAAAAAAATCTGTAAGTGTGCAACACTATCTATCAAATATGTTTCTATTAGTAcccctcacatacagtacatctgtggaACACAGTTTTTGAAAGAGAAAGGCAATTTTGACAGTTTACACCCATTTAGAAATGCACAGGATCGTCAGAGAGTTTTCACTATAAAAAGTCATTTGTGTCTTCTTATGCTGCCCGGGTGACCTTATCTGAATAGTACTTTCTGCCTTCCAATTCTGAGACAGCTAAACTGTCCTGAACTCAACTTCACTAGTGAATATTGGGTGTTTTGTAGAGCACAATAGAGGAGGTGTCTATTCTGTGTAAGCCCTGCCAGAGGAAGATTTACATTATTCCTACGGGGGAAGGAATAAATGTGACTTCTGTGTTTTCtggatttaaaatacatttacatgtacagtatatgacaaatatGACTTTGCACTGTACAAAGATAAGATAAGTTAAGATTGCTGTCTaacatttttttgaaaataaacaagaaacaaTTTCCAATCTGTAAATATATCTGTTATTTGATgtttattgtttctgttttggcaggGATAGGAATACATCTAGATGATTCTGTATCTGTGTTCATATCCAGATGTCAGTTGAATACGGAAGATAATCTAAGGTGCTTGCCAAACTTATGATATGTGTTGGAACAGAAATATGTGTAACTGATGGAAtaagaaatatgtttatgttgggATAGTAAGTTCTTGAATACTTTTTCCATTATGTAAAGACCAagatatacagtggtgtgaaaaactgtttgcccccttcctgatttcttatttgtttgcatgtttgtcacactgaaatgtttcagatcatcaaacaaattgaaatattagacaaagataacacaagtaaacacaaaatgcagtttttaaatgaaggtttttattatcaagggaaaaaaaaatccaaacctacatggccctgtgtgaaaaagtgattgcccccccgttaaaacataaatcaactgtggtttatcacatctttggaaagctgagttcaatttctctagccacacccaggcctgattactgccacacctgttctcaatcaagaaatcacttaaataggacctgcctgacaaagtgaagtagaccaaaagatcctcaaaagctagacatcatgctgcgatccaaagaaattcaggaataaatgagaaacagagtaattgagatttatcagtctggaaaaggttataaagttatttctaaagctttgggactccagcgaaccaccggctgaccaaaattaccccaagagcgcagcgacgacccatccaagaggtcagaaaaaacccacaacaacatccaaagaactgcaggcttcacttgcctcagttaaggtcagtgttcatgacttaACCATAAGAAAAAGACTGGGCaaaactgggcaaaaatggagttccaagacgaaaaccactgctgagcaaaaagaacataaaggctcatctcagttttgccagaaaacatcttgatgatccccaagacttttgggaaaatactctgtggactgacgagacaataGTTGatctttttggaaggtgtgtgtcccattacatctggcgtaaaagtaacacagcatttcagaaaaggaacatcataccaacagtaaaatatggtggtggtagtgtgttggtctggggctgttttgctgtttcaggacctggaagacttgccaTGGTAAAtagaaccatgaattctgctgtctaccaaaaaatcctgaaggagaatgtccggccatctgttcgtgacctcaagctgaaaagcacttgggttctgcagcaggacaatgatccaacacaccagcaagtccacctctgaatggcttaagaaaaacaaaattaagactttggagtggcctagtcaaagtcatgacctgaatccgattgagatgttgtggcgtgaccttaaaaaagcagttaaggctcgaaaaccctccaatgtggctgtattacaacaattctgcaaagatgagtgggccaaaattcctctacagcgctgtaaaagactcattgccagttattgcaaacgcttgattgcagttgttgctgctaacggtggcccaaccagttattaggtttcgGGGGCAATCACGTTTTCACACAGGGGCAtctaggtttggatttttttccccttaataataaaaaccttcatttaaaaactgcattttgtgtttacttgtgttatctttgtctaatatttcaatttgtttgatgatctgaaacatttcagtgtgactaacatgcagaaaaataagaaatcaggaagggggcaaacactttttcacaccactgtagttGAATTAGCTACTTATAAGTAACCTTGCCACATTCAACAAAATTGAACTGTTCTTTTCTATGTTAATATATCAATCTAGCATTCACAAATGTGTTGTACTACATAGAAGCAATACATTAAATTGAAGAAATGGAAAAATTGCCCATGTCATTTCCATTAAGttcaataaacagaaaaaaatattaaagtgaTGTTACCACATACTCAGATATaaacatatattaaaataataagaatgtTACGCTTGACTGATAAGAAAAGGTATAAAATAAACATGGGGCTTAAATTCCAATTAATTTTCACATAAAAAATGACAGCAGCACTTTTGATATAAATTGCTTTTATTGAACTTTGCTTGAAATCACCAGCATTGAGGTCTTCAATAAACTGGAGAAATTCTGTACATTTTATGTGTGTTTGGAATGTTGCTGAAAGTCTAACAACCTATTCAGGTGCATTAATGTGGAGATGGCGAGACATCGCATGAAAAGGTGAGTGTCcccactgaacactgaacactcTGTGTATTTGAAAGTCAACACTGCCACTTGATCGGTTAGTTGAGAGAAGGTGATGTACGTACTGGGAACATAAATCTTCAGGATGACCATCTTGAACAAAGACTCCATACAAGGAGCTTTAGATTTGTCATGAGGCTGTAGCTAACCTCCGAAAAAcacaggcatacagtatatgagtgcCTGACAATGTGTAAGCATCCAGAACTAAGGTTGTTCTTGTCCACTGTGAGGCTGACACCTGATAGCACACTGTCTGGCTGACGCCTGGTTTGAAAGACATTATACCACAACTGTGGGAAATGTCAGACACCAAATCCCCTCAGGTGAACATGCATTCACAAATCCTATGTTTATTGCTGTTCAGTTTATGGATAGTGAGCACTGGTTAAGTTACTTGTTGAGTATATATTTTTACTTGTACAAAAGAAGCTGGTTTCTACAACCTTTGTCAGAAATCAATCAGTAAACATAGCACATAAAATAAGTATTTGGGATGTTAATCTGCAGCATTTCTTTGAATGCCTTAAGCCAATTATTGAATTATTTCAAATGCCGATTATTTATTCCATACTTTCATATTTAGGGAATGCAAAATGTTTCtacctttaaaatgttaataaatagTATTGATAGTAATAGATCATGAAATAGGAAATTGGAAAATCCATATACTTTAATGCTCCAAAATGGTGCATATGTcaagtgaaaataaacaaaGGTGTTACTTCATCATCTACCTTTTTCAGACAGCCTCTTTATCTTACTGAATACATCATTtctactttttactttttataagtACATGCATAACTGCAGGTAACATCCACATTACTTTAACAGAAACATAGTTTTTTCACTGCCCTTACAAACAGTCAGTATATCAAAGGAATAAGTTGAGGGAAATGCTTTGTCCAACACACTTTTATATGAGAAAAGTGACTTTGCCTTCATTCTACATTAATGCAGTAAAGAAACAATATAGAGCAGTGTACTCAGAGAATAAGCTCCTTAACTTTCCAATAGTTTTTTAGCATAAGAAGCGTTGTATATTATTACATGCGCTATGCTATGAAGCAGAAGCAGGAGTGATAAAGATTAACGCAGAATTGAAGTCGCATAGTGAGAAAGGCTGTGctatagaaaaacaaaatttcacAGGTGCTGTCAATCTAGACTCTTTATCTCCCTATATTCTGAGTTTAGAAGAGCATGGGTTTAGTTCTCTGCTTCATCACCAGAACCGCTTCTAAAAAAACCTCTGAAGGAAAACTTAGACTAGTCAAAACTAGTGTTGCCCTTATTAGAaaagctgttttcaaaaccagaCCTCCATCTGGGGGAAGGTGTGACAGATTAAAATGAGTCAGCACATATAATAGACCCTTCTGATATTTGTAAAAGCTCTTTTGGTGGTCATAATTGACCTTTTCATTCAAATGTAACCTCTAGGACCCGCCTATCCTTTGAAACTGCACATTTTGTTGTCCTGAGGGATCAATCCTATTAGTGTGATTCGTGGATGAGGTACTCAGTCTGGCACTGAACTCTGATAACAACCCTTATATAAATATCTCAATGTAACTCTGAATAGTATAATCATTTTTCCTGTGATTTTTCCATGCTTCTATTATATAtacattcaattttttttctagtCTGTACGCtcctttactgtacatttgggcttttttttacatatttgcataatgtaatattttttgtatACCACAGTAAATTCCTATAAAGTCACGCAGTCACTTTCCTTTGTAGCAAATGTGAAGGGAGAGGTAGGTTAACATTACATAAACACACTGTAAGAACTGTTTCTTACTGTGCGGCTTCTGCAGTACATCTTTGCATATCCAGAAGGCGTAAACTCACAGTGATATATAATTACTCTTTGATCCCTTTCACATTCACTGGGATACAAATTTTGTATATCCTTTGTTTGTGCATTTACCCCAGCTCGCCTTTGCTATAATAGAGAAAGCAAAGCCTGTCTGAATCGACACGCAGCCAAAATAATATGGCAGCTGAGACAGACAAAAAATATCATTGCACTGACCTGAGTTACAAAGCCACCGCCAGCCAGAGAGATCAGGCACAGTTCTTGgattttgttttgggttttttttctggtgcatttAACCCCTCAGGGAGTGATTTTGCATGAGTTATTGAATTCCATAGTGGAAATAACAAAAGATTGTTATTCAATTCCATTCTTTTTCACTATGGTTGAACAAGAGAGGTCCAGACTATCTTTGTAAAGGGGGTTTGGGAGAGGGCGTGGGGCAGGTCATCGTGATTTTGGGCAGCATCCCTCCATGGGAACTGGAGAGCTCCACTGTGCGCTGTGACTGGGACAGAGGGCCCCGGGAAGTCAGCAGGTCTAGGGCGGGTGATGGCTGAAGCAGCTGTGTCTCAGCGGTGCTCCGATAGCTCTGGATGGGTACGCCACCAGGGCCAGGCAGGCCAGCTGCCATGTCCGCTCTCCCTGCTGGGGCCTGGCCAGTTCCATACACCTCTGGCGAACGGAGAAGCTGCCGCTGCAAGTACTGCCGAAATCCAGAGAATGGCTCCAGGAGGTTATTCGTCTGTGGTAACGGACAGCTTTTCTGGAAAAGCAGTCCGAGTTCTTGCTCTCTGCAGGAAGCAGTGCAGGTATTCTTTAAGCCACGGGCACACGAGGCCGCAGTCTGTAGAGAGCCACGGTCTCTGTGGAAATTGTCCGCTGATAAGGTCTCTGCTGTGCCGCCATCCTGCTCCCTGGCTTCACTGCACCTTATCTTCCGAGAATAGGCCTTCCAGTCAAACGATTTCTTCAGCGCAGACTTCATAGGGTGTTTCTGATTGCGGCATCTTAAATTGCTTTCTATTTTTGGAAAAGTAATTCCCAGCTCTATCATCAGGATTTCACTTTTCTCCAGAACACTATCTGACAGCTTGTTTCCCTGGCCGGGCTGCAGCTTTGCACTGTTAACTGGATATGCAGGATTATTTTCTTTGGACAGCTTTGCACAGTACCTACCTGTTGAACTTCCCCCAGATTTGTTGGCGACCCGGCtgctgggagagctgaggctggAAGAGGTTATGGTGGACGTGGTGAATTTTGTGTGCCGAAGCATTTTCACTTCATCGGCCTTTCCTTCCTCTCGACTACCAGCAGGAGTGTCAGGGAAGACACCTTGTACCACCGGGCTTTGAAAGGTGATCCTAGCCTGGGGAACTGGGTGCAGACTTTCTCCTCTTCCATTCCTGCTGCCTGATCCCTCACCACACTGTTCGTCTCGATTGACAGGTAGCTGGTCCTCTACCTTTTCAGTCGCAGCCCCTTCAGGGGGATGGATTTGCTCTATATCAggcctttaaaatgtaaaaaagaattGGACAAAATA is part of the Lepisosteus oculatus isolate fLepOcu1 chromosome 7, fLepOcu1.hap2, whole genome shotgun sequence genome and encodes:
- the LOC107078034 gene encoding uncharacterized protein isoform X2: MDENEDRRSPFYIKEKNMELLHGRTANSFEHCYRKKRVKSPLRDTSPVPSHYSEPVFLRSYKGAMKATPQLCGVRDGEDDDDVMSLKSVQSMGSTLGFTAMVKRYRGLTRRQAAKHRLPSVSVEEDLQRSCLVVTGASCPRYCTLPPISKTSLAQRQGQEHSPSRGGIRPDIEQIHPPEGAATEKVEDQLPVNRDEQCGEGSGSRNGRGESLHPVPQARITFQSPVVQGVFPDTPAGSREEGKADEVKMLRHTKFTTSTITSSSLSSPSSRVANKSGGSSTGRYCAKLSKENNPAYPVNSAKLQPGQGNKLSDSVLEKSEILMIELGITFPKIESNLRCRNQKHPMKSALKKSFDWKAYSRKIRCSEAREQDGGTAETLSADNFHRDRGSLQTAASCARGLKNTCTASCREQELGLLFQKSCPLPQTNNLLEPFSGFRQYLQRQLLRSPEVYGTGQAPAGRADMAAGLPGPGGVPIQSYRSTAETQLLQPSPALDLLTSRGPLSQSQRTVELSSSHGGMLPKITMTCPTPSPKPPLQR
- the LOC107078034 gene encoding uncharacterized protein isoform X3 encodes the protein MELLHGRTANSFEHCYRKKRVKSPLRDTSPVPSHYSEPVFLRSYKGAMKATPQLCGVRDGEDDDDVMSLKSVQSMGSTLGFTAMVKRYRGLTRRQAAKHRLPSVSVEEDLQRSCLVVTGASCPRYCTLPPISKTSLAQRQGQEHSPSRGGIRPDIEQIHPPEGAATEKVEDQLPVNRDEQCGEGSGSRNGRGESLHPVPQARITFQSPVVQGVFPDTPAGSREEGKADEVKMLRHTKFTTSTITSSSLSSPSSRVANKSGGSSTGRYCAKLSKENNPAYPVNSAKLQPGQGNKLSDSVLEKSEILMIELGITFPKIESNLRCRNQKHPMKSALKKSFDWKAYSRKIRCSEAREQDGGTAETLSADNFHRDRGSLQTAASCARGLKNTCTASCREQELGLLFQKSCPLPQTNNLLEPFSGFRQYLQRQLLRSPEVYGTGQAPAGRADMAAGLPGPGGVPIQSYRSTAETQLLQPSPALDLLTSRGPLSQSQRTVELSSSHGGMLPKITMTCPTPSPKPPLQR
- the LOC107078034 gene encoding uncharacterized protein isoform X1, whose protein sequence is MKSSIENSKKSFLTTEEYQHDGCSSVKENRFQHMSCEYQSTWFFIKTEPETTMDENEDRRSPFYIKEKNMELLHGRTANSFEHCYRKKRVKSPLRDTSPVPSHYSEPVFLRSYKGAMKATPQLCGVRDGEDDDDVMSLKSVQSMGSTLGFTAMVKRYRGLTRRQAAKHRLPSVSVEEDLQRSCLVVTGASCPRYCTLPPISKTSLAQRQGQEHSPSRGGIRPDIEQIHPPEGAATEKVEDQLPVNRDEQCGEGSGSRNGRGESLHPVPQARITFQSPVVQGVFPDTPAGSREEGKADEVKMLRHTKFTTSTITSSSLSSPSSRVANKSGGSSTGRYCAKLSKENNPAYPVNSAKLQPGQGNKLSDSVLEKSEILMIELGITFPKIESNLRCRNQKHPMKSALKKSFDWKAYSRKIRCSEAREQDGGTAETLSADNFHRDRGSLQTAASCARGLKNTCTASCREQELGLLFQKSCPLPQTNNLLEPFSGFRQYLQRQLLRSPEVYGTGQAPAGRADMAAGLPGPGGVPIQSYRSTAETQLLQPSPALDLLTSRGPLSQSQRTVELSSSHGGMLPKITMTCPTPSPKPPLQR